GGCGTTGCACAGTGTAAAATGACATAGAGTCAAGGGAAGCCATGATGAACTGTCCTCACTGCGCCAGCACCAACGTTGTCAAGAATGGGCATCGCAACGGCAAGCAAAGCTACCTGTGCCGAGACTGCCGCCGCCAGTTCCGAGACAATCCCCAACAGGGATACAGTCAAGAGGTCAAAGCCTTGTGTGTCACCATGTCCCTCAACGGTATGGGATTTCGAGCGATCGAGCGCGTGACCGGCATCAACCATAATAGTGTGATCAACTGGGTGCGCCAAGCCGCAGCAGCTATCCCTGAGGAGAATTATGAGATTCCCGAAACGGCCCAACTCGATGAGTTGGAAACGTTTGT
This portion of the Leptolyngbya sp. CCY15150 genome encodes:
- a CDS encoding IS1 family transposase, with the protein product MNCPHCASTNVVKNGHRNGKQSYLCRDCRRQFRDNPQQGYSQEVKALCVTMSLNGMGFRAIERVTGINHNSVINWVRQAAAAIPEENYEIPETAQLDELETFV